A part of Xenopus tropicalis strain Nigerian chromosome 4, UCB_Xtro_10.0, whole genome shotgun sequence genomic DNA contains:
- the LOC101731667 gene encoding serine/threonine-protein kinase 4 has product MAEGKTPYADQKLVSDLIINNDPPRLKSRTWSQHFVSFLKSCLEKDPSQRWSAKELLQHPFIAELPPAKTIRAEIEEHLRAVQNRPAEQGLRVARWARKHLQRAREHLRGAREHIRGTMEHLWLRWAMEHLGQARKHLRGAMEHLRPRWAMEHLRPRWAMKHLRPCWAMEHLRRACDFCATETSAEQKEAQQMALEGFA; this is encoded by the exons ATGGCCGAGGGAAAAACAC catacgccGATCAGAAGCTAGTGTCGGACCTGATCATCAACAACGACCCTCCACGACTCAAATCAAGGacctg GTCACAACATTTTGTGTCCTTTTTGAAGTCGTGCCTTGAGAAGGATCCTTCCCAGAGATGGAGTGCGAAAGAACTACTGCAGCACCCATTCATTGCTGAACTGCCCCCTGCGAagaccatcagggctgaaatTGAGGAGCACCTTCGGGCTGTGCAGAACCGGCCGGCCGAACAAG GATTGAGAGTAGCTCGCTGGGCCAGGAAACATCTTCAGCGGGCCAGGGAACATCTACGCGGGGCCAGGGAACATATACGCGGGACCATGGAACATCTCTGGCTTCGctgggccatggaacatctaGGGCAAGCCAGGAAACATTTACGCggggccatggaacatctacggcctcgctgggccatggaacatctacggcCTCGCTGGGCCATGAAACATCTACGGCCTTGctgggccatggaacatctacggcGAGCCTGTGACTTCTGCGCAACTGAAACATCGGCAGAACAGAAGGAGGCTCAGCAAATGGCCCTGGAGGGTTTTGCCTGA